One stretch of Mangifera indica cultivar Alphonso chromosome 9, CATAS_Mindica_2.1, whole genome shotgun sequence DNA includes these proteins:
- the LOC123226519 gene encoding dehydration-responsive element-binding protein 2F — translation MDNFRKSPLKPWKKGPTRGKGGPLNASCQYRGVRQRTWGKWVAEIREPNKRSRLWLGSFATAEEAAMAYDEASRRLYGPDAYLNLPHLHPNSINSPNKLHKFKWIPSKNFISMFPSCGLLNINAQPSVHVIHQRLQELNKKGVLSQTSSSSSSISSCVPNAEFPIMDDTNHVDVDDPYVKLKEVEIASEKMLGHHEEKRQIDLNEFLQQLGILKENTPAETSEDTGSSVAPEPSVKDYGELAAFDDKTFNWDALMEMHGSTEHHAAEASCFQVYDIQEEFTLSNSIWNF, via the coding sequence ATGGACAACTTCAGAAAATCCCCACTTAAGCCATGGAAAAAAGGCCCCACTAGAGGCAAAGGTGGCCCTCTTAATGCCTCTTGCCAGTACAGAGGTGTTAGGCAAAGAACATGGGGCAAATGGGTTGCAGAGATCAGAGAGCCGAATAAAAGAAGTCGACTTTGGTTGGGTTCTTTTGCTACTGCTGAAGAAGCTGCCATGGCTTATGATGAGGCTTCTAGGAGACTATATGGACCTGATGCTTATCTCAACCTTCCCCATCTTCATCCTAACTCTATTAATTCTCCTAACAAATTACACAAGTTCAAATGGATACCTTCCAAGAACTTCATTTCTATGTTTCCTTCTTGTGGCTTACTTAACATAAATGCTCAGCCTAGTGTTCATGTTATTCACCAAAGGCTGCAAGAACTTAATAAAAAAGGGGTTCTGAGTCAaacctcttcttcttctagtTCGATATCTTCCTGCGTGCCAAATGCTGAATTCCCGATTATGGATGATACAAACCATGTTGATGTCGATGATCCTTATGTGAAGCTGAAAGAGGTGGAAATTGCATCTGAGAAGATGCTGGGACATCATGAAGAGAAGCGGCAGATTGATCTAAATGAGTTTCTTCAGCAGCTGGgcatattgaaagaaaatactCCAGCAGAAACATCTGAAGACACAGGAAGTTCCGTAGCACCAGAACCTTCCGTGAAAGATTATGGTGAACTCGCAGCCTTTGATGATAAGACTTTCAATTGGGATGCGCTGATGGAAATGCATGGTAGCACAGAACATCATGCAGCAGAAGCCAGTTGCTTCCAAGTCTATGATATTCAAGAGGAGTTTACTCTGTCTAATTCCATTTGGAACTTCTGA